In Palaemon carinicauda isolate YSFRI2023 chromosome 21, ASM3689809v2, whole genome shotgun sequence, the following proteins share a genomic window:
- the LOC137614808 gene encoding uncharacterized protein: protein MEQGHYNNLMEELANEAPELFKNYTRTSKALFDEIVERVTPHIKKQTTWWRDPLEPGLRVAITLRFLATGDSYMTLQYSFRVPHNTISGIVPETCRAIVAEYGSEELRTPQTQAEWLQVAAGFWDKWKFPNCIGAIDGKHIRIKNPPGGGSYYYNYKKFYSILLVGICDSQYRFLYVDVGAIGSESDAGVFAHTQLKELVEHSNAHIPPAGPLPGDTDGKKCDYFFVGDDAFALRHYMMKPYPLRSLTVDERIYNYRLSRERRTIENAFGIMANRFRVFHTPICLRPDNVEAVVMGACVLHNMLRNRVLSASSLSDAEDPNTHNMVDGDWRNDPPVGTPLPSIHGRANAAIAIAQRNYLKKYVTSPLGAVAWQNNMI, encoded by the coding sequence ATGGAACAGGGTCACTACAACAACCTGATGGAGGAATTGGCCAACGAAGCTCCTGAACTGTTCAAGAATTACACCAGGACAAGCAAAGCCCTGTTTGATGAGATTGTTGAACGCGTTACGCCGCACATCAAGAAGCAAACAACGTGGTGGAGAGACCCCCTCGAACCTGGCCTGCGTGTTGCCATCACACTACGGTTCCTAGCAACAGGGGACAGCTACATGactctgcagtacagcttcagagtTCCCCACAACACCATCAGCGGCATTGTGCCAGAAACCTGCCGTGCAATTGTCGCCGAGTATGGAAGTGAAGAGCTCCGAACACCACAGACACAGGCGGAATGGCTCCAGGTTGCAGCGGGCTTTTGGGACAAGTGGAAGTTTCCCAACTGCATAGGTGCCATTGACGGGAAACACATCCGCATCAAGAATCCACCTGGAGGAGGGTCTTACTACTATAACTACAAGAAGTTCTACTCAATACTCCTGGTGGGCATCTGCGACAGCCAATACAGATTCCTCTACGTCGACGTGGGTGCCATAGGGTCCGAGTCAGATGCAGGGGTGTTCGCCCACACACAGCTGAAAGAGCTGGTTGAGCACTCTAATGCCCACATCCCCCCTGCAGGACCTCTACCAGGCGATACTGATGGCAAGAAGTGCGACTACTTCTTCGTTGGAGACGATGCCTTTGCCCTTCGACACTATATGATGAAACCATACCCACTTCGGTCGCTGACGGTTGATGAAAGGATCTACAACTACAGGCTGAGCAGGGAACGTCGAACAATTGAGAATGCCTTTGGGATCATGGCCAATAGGTTCCGGGTCTTCCACACACCCATATGCCTCCGACCCGATAATGTTGAAGCTGTAGTGATGGGAGCGTGTGTGTTGCACAACATGTTGCGCAATAGAGTACTTTCGGCCAGCAGCCTGAGCGATGCAGAGGATCCCAACACACACAACATGGTAGATGGAGACTGGAGAAACGACCCACCTGTTGGCACCCCATTACCATCTATTCATGGCCGTGCCAATGCTGCCATTGCAATTGCCCAGAGGAACTATCTGAAGAAGTATGTGACATCACCCCTAGGAGCTGTTGCCTGGCAAaacaatatgatataa
- the LOC137614648 gene encoding uncharacterized protein: MKPGAAIDSVIDVAKHFLSEFKELSGDRDTDPARHFLESLLPMLLKVGPSLMPIFRMEITACLRKYEQATKQGAEMASHDLKYHIINSEYCPAPSPPKAQPQQQQQQLLMLEPQQLQQPQLVPQLPATFPSIRQQGQPAVTSVTPQQLQLLQQPYLLRSPSTSSIGVPANNTTDLNMSLLMDMQLPGQASTAYTPAKAPPQQSTTTLHTPTSSADF, from the exons ATGAAGCCAGGAGCGGCAATTGACTCG GTAATCGATGTGGCCAAACACTTCCTGTCGGAGTTCAAGGAGCTGAGTGGGGACAGGGATACAGACCCGGCGAGGCACTTTTTGGAATCGTTGCTCCCCATGCTACTGAAGGTTGGGCCAAGCCTGATGCCCATCTTCAGGATGGAGATCACCGCCTGCCTCAGAAAATATGAGCAGGCGACCAAACAAGGTGCTGAAATGGCCTCACATGACCTAaagtaccacataattaactctgaGTACTGCCctgccccctctccgcccaaggcccagccccaacagcaacagcaacaactactAATGTTGGAGCCACAACAGCTGCAACAGCCACAACTAGTGCCACAGCTCCCTGCCACATTCCCTTCCATTCGGCAGCAGGGCCAACCAGCGGTGACATCGGTTACCCCCCAGCAGCTGCAATTGTTGCAGCAACCGTATCTCCTCAGGAGCCCTTCTACAAGCAGCATTGGGGTTCCTGCAAACAACACCACCGACCTCAACATGTCCCTGTTGATGGACATGCAGCTGCCGGGCCAAGCCTCCACAGCCTATACTCCAGCAAAGGCTCCTCCGCAACAAAGTACTACAACACTGCATACGCCGACCTCTTCAGCGGACTTTTAG